From a single Vampirovibrio chlorellavorus genomic region:
- the hemN gene encoding oxygen-independent coproporphyrinogen III oxidase — MQSMASKALLQKYNTSGPRYTSYPTAPVWQDSYNAVAHEKTIRDTNQPPGSNPHPLSLYVHLPFCESRCLFCGCNVVITQQRDQAEKYLGYLFKEMETIANWMDRSRPVVQFHWGGGTPTYLSEEQMARLFKFQTELFQLAPGAEVAIEVDPRVTTPVQLELLKELGFNRISLGVQDFNSQVQEAIHRIQPLDMTAATTEHCRQLGFEGLNFDLIYGLPHQSVESFEKTVREVIQLSPDRIALYSYAHVPWLSPHQNQIPEAALPESETKFNILQTAQQLLTEAGYLYIGMDHFAKPTDELSLALQNGNLHRNFMGYTVQHGNLPSDLYGFGVSAISGLQGQFAQNWRKLSQYYEAIEAGRIATMRGYELSAEDRLRQAVILAVLCPGKISYRDIQQRFGVDFQSHFADAFPKLEDMAADGLVELTETGLSVTPLGRLFSRNIAMPFDAYLPQLSGDKPTFSKTV; from the coding sequence ATGCAAAGCATGGCATCCAAGGCACTGTTGCAGAAATACAACACCTCCGGCCCCCGATACACCAGCTATCCGACGGCCCCGGTGTGGCAGGACAGCTATAATGCCGTCGCCCACGAAAAAACCATTCGGGACACCAACCAGCCGCCCGGTAGCAATCCGCATCCGTTGTCCTTATATGTGCATTTGCCCTTTTGCGAAAGCCGCTGCCTGTTTTGCGGCTGCAATGTGGTCATCACCCAACAGCGGGATCAGGCTGAAAAATATCTGGGTTACCTGTTTAAGGAAATGGAAACCATTGCCAACTGGATGGATCGCAGCCGCCCAGTGGTGCAGTTCCACTGGGGCGGCGGTACACCCACCTATTTGTCTGAAGAACAAATGGCCCGCCTGTTTAAATTCCAGACTGAACTGTTCCAGTTGGCTCCCGGCGCTGAAGTGGCCATTGAGGTGGACCCTCGGGTCACCACCCCGGTGCAGCTTGAATTACTCAAGGAATTGGGCTTTAACCGCATCAGTCTGGGGGTGCAGGATTTTAACTCGCAGGTGCAGGAGGCCATCCATCGAATCCAGCCACTGGATATGACCGCAGCCACCACCGAGCATTGCCGACAACTGGGCTTTGAAGGGCTGAATTTTGATTTAATCTACGGGTTGCCCCATCAATCGGTGGAAAGTTTTGAAAAAACCGTGCGAGAGGTGATTCAACTCAGCCCGGATCGCATTGCCCTTTATAGTTACGCCCATGTGCCGTGGCTCAGCCCCCACCAGAACCAAATCCCGGAAGCGGCCCTGCCGGAAAGCGAAACCAAGTTCAATATTCTGCAAACCGCCCAGCAACTGCTGACGGAAGCCGGTTACCTCTACATCGGTATGGATCACTTTGCCAAACCCACCGATGAACTGAGTCTGGCCCTGCAAAATGGCAACCTGCACCGCAACTTTATGGGCTACACGGTGCAGCACGGCAACCTGCCCAGCGATTTATACGGCTTCGGGGTCAGCGCCATCAGCGGGTTGCAAGGCCAATTCGCCCAGAACTGGCGCAAATTGTCCCAATATTACGAGGCCATTGAAGCCGGACGCATCGCCACCATGCGGGGTTATGAACTGAGCGCTGAAGATCGCTTGCGGCAAGCGGTAATCCTGGCCGTTTTGTGTCCCGGAAAAATCAGCTACAGGGACATTCAGCAACGCTTTGGCGTGGATTTTCAATCCCACTTTGCCGATGCCTTCCCCAAGCTGGAGGACATGGCCGCCGATGGTCTGGTGGAACTGACCGAAACCGGCTTGAGCGTGACGCCCTTGGGCCGCCTGTTCAGCCGCAACATCGCCATGCCCTTTGATGCTTATTTGCCCCAACTGAGTGGGGACAAACCGACTTTTTCCAAAACGGTTTGA
- the hemE gene encoding uroporphyrinogen decarboxylase, with amino-acid sequence MTSPNPTPRLIKACRKETLDRPPVWLMRQAGRYMPEYRAVREKLSFLELCKTPDAAVEVTMQPINAFGMDAAIIFSDILIPPEAMGMEVVFGDGGPQFPNPLRSAADVDRLIIPDPVEKTGFVMEIIRRMRQELASHPDKALVGFAGSPWTLATYMIEGGGSKHFAKIKGMMYESPDVLHRLLGKLAETVTLYLNAQIEAGAQAVQLFDTWGGILNEADYRRFILPYHQQIIRNLKRDETPVILYVNNSRGILPLMAEADPDVISIDPLTSISQARQIVGSRFALQGNLDPIALFSSPEVLKPLVQSLIAEGGNQGYIFNLGHGILPPTPVDNVRLLVDLVKESALTPAHS; translated from the coding sequence GTGACTTCCCCAAACCCCACTCCCCGCTTGATCAAAGCCTGCCGTAAAGAAACGCTGGACCGCCCCCCAGTCTGGCTGATGCGCCAGGCCGGACGCTATATGCCTGAATACCGGGCCGTGCGGGAAAAACTGAGCTTTCTGGAACTCTGCAAAACGCCGGATGCGGCGGTGGAAGTGACCATGCAGCCCATCAACGCCTTTGGTATGGATGCGGCCATCATTTTCTCTGATATTTTAATTCCCCCGGAAGCCATGGGCATGGAAGTGGTCTTTGGCGATGGCGGCCCCCAGTTCCCCAACCCCTTGCGCAGCGCCGCCGATGTGGATCGCCTGATTATTCCTGATCCGGTGGAAAAAACCGGCTTTGTCATGGAAATTATTCGGCGCATGCGACAAGAACTGGCCAGCCATCCCGATAAGGCCCTGGTGGGCTTTGCCGGTTCTCCCTGGACGCTGGCCACTTACATGATTGAGGGCGGCGGCAGCAAGCACTTCGCTAAAATCAAAGGCATGATGTACGAATCGCCGGATGTACTGCACCGGTTGCTGGGCAAACTGGCCGAAACGGTCACCTTGTACCTGAACGCCCAGATTGAGGCGGGCGCCCAGGCCGTGCAACTGTTTGACACCTGGGGCGGCATTCTGAACGAAGCCGATTACCGGCGCTTTATTCTGCCCTACCATCAGCAGATTATCCGCAACTTAAAGCGGGATGAGACGCCGGTCATTTTATACGTCAACAACAGCCGGGGCATTTTGCCGCTGATGGCCGAAGCCGATCCCGATGTGATCAGCATTGACCCGCTGACGTCCATCAGTCAGGCCCGACAGATTGTGGGCTCCCGGTTCGCCCTGCAAGGCAATCTGGATCCCATCGCCTTGTTCAGCAGTCCGGAGGTCTTGAAGCCACTGGTGCAATCCCTGATCGCCGAAGGCGGCAACCAGGGCTACATCTTTAATTTGGGTCACGGCATTTTGCCGCCCACCCCGGTGGACAATGTGCGCTTGCTGGTGGATCTGGTGAAAGAAAGCGCCCTGACACCCGCTCACTCTTAA
- a CDS encoding sodium:solute symporter family protein — protein sequence MNVSPVFLLGYFVVILLIARFFSRRVETLKDFFLAGRQMGAFPVALTLAASWFGASSTMGSINAFHHQGLSGAWQLVLPSVLSFVAITLFMAKPVARQSYLSQPEAVAAYYGKPGRFLLACIILAATTTLIGSQMVAAGQLFHSVFGLDLVWATVLSTLAVVSYAMWGGYFTVVITDIAQMVFIVLGFLILLVFTATTALPDAAAWQHFLSHQPPHFWDVTHGWQQNIFLVITFVLAWCIAPEMWQRMSSTKNPELAFKAGWQALCVMVLLFSIIVIIGLLSTRIIDQSDAVLIDLALKIPVPFFSALVLLGFLSAVTSTMDSSLNVGSLTLTRDIYQGFLRPQASNQELIRVSRIATVLMVLPAMALALAFKDLIHILWISADIYASGMFVPVVGMLYLKNPPKWSGVLAMGFGISAVILSALTQNGILPNVLGLPGWPYSTLIGIGLSGLGFALGYAWQPGRLNLPERQDSQTQTDDTENAPVTALADLG from the coding sequence ATGAACGTATCCCCCGTTTTTTTACTTGGCTACTTTGTGGTCATTCTGCTGATCGCCCGGTTTTTTTCCCGGCGGGTGGAAACGCTGAAGGACTTTTTTCTGGCCGGACGCCAAATGGGCGCCTTTCCGGTGGCCCTGACCCTCGCGGCCTCCTGGTTCGGGGCTTCCTCCACCATGGGCTCTATTAATGCCTTTCATCATCAGGGCCTCAGTGGGGCCTGGCAGTTGGTGTTGCCCTCTGTACTATCCTTTGTGGCCATTACCCTGTTTATGGCCAAGCCCGTGGCCAGGCAGTCATACCTGTCCCAACCGGAAGCGGTGGCCGCATACTACGGCAAACCGGGGCGCTTCCTGCTGGCCTGCATTATTTTGGCCGCCACCACCACCCTGATTGGCTCCCAGATGGTGGCCGCCGGACAACTGTTTCACAGCGTGTTCGGGCTGGATTTGGTGTGGGCCACCGTTCTCAGCACCCTTGCCGTGGTTAGTTACGCCATGTGGGGCGGGTATTTCACGGTGGTCATTACCGATATCGCCCAAATGGTGTTTATTGTGCTGGGTTTCCTCATTTTGCTGGTGTTTACGGCCACCACGGCCCTCCCCGATGCGGCTGCCTGGCAGCATTTTTTGAGCCATCAGCCGCCCCACTTCTGGGATGTTACCCACGGCTGGCAGCAAAATATTTTTTTGGTGATTACCTTTGTGCTGGCCTGGTGCATTGCCCCGGAAATGTGGCAGCGCATGTCCTCCACCAAAAACCCGGAGCTGGCCTTTAAAGCCGGATGGCAAGCCTTGTGCGTGATGGTGCTGTTGTTTTCCATCATCGTGATCATCGGCCTGCTGAGTACCCGGATCATCGACCAAAGCGACGCGGTACTCATTGATCTGGCCTTGAAAATCCCGGTGCCGTTTTTCAGCGCTTTGGTCTTACTGGGCTTTTTATCGGCGGTCACCTCCACCATGGACTCCTCGCTGAACGTGGGTAGCCTGACCCTCACCCGGGACATTTATCAGGGCTTCCTGCGTCCCCAAGCCAGCAACCAAGAGCTAATTCGGGTCAGTCGTATCGCCACGGTGTTGATGGTGCTTCCGGCCATGGCTCTGGCGCTGGCGTTCAAGGATCTCATCCACATTTTGTGGATTTCCGCCGATATTTACGCCTCCGGCATGTTTGTGCCGGTGGTGGGCATGTTGTACCTGAAGAATCCGCCCAAGTGGAGCGGGGTATTGGCCATGGGCTTTGGCATCAGCGCCGTCATCCTCAGCGCCCTGACCCAAAACGGTATCCTGCCCAATGTGCTGGGGCTGCCCGGCTGGCCGTATTCCACCCTCATTGGCATTGGCCTCAGCGGGTTGGGCTTTGCTCTGGGCTATGCCTGGCAGCCCGGTCGTCTCAATCTGCCCGAACGGCAGGACTCCCAAACGCAGACTGACGACACTGAAAACGCTCCGGTCACGGCCTTGGCGGACTTGGGCTAG
- a CDS encoding RluA family pseudouridine synthase — protein MNHPLNPDGTGTQHSLLISEEDQGERLDKLLASELEEFSLSRERLQSLIKDGQVRVNDQPARKASLRLKEGDRVTIHIPEARPIALQPQAIPLSVVFEDDQLLVINKPRGMLTHPTGREREGTLVNALLAHCGSSLSGINGQIRPGIVHRLDRDTCGLLMVAKTDAAHFHLSAQLKDKTARRDYRAIAQGKFTEDTGTVDAPIGRNPKHRDKMAILEDGRHAVTHWRVQERLNDKFALLELSLETGRTHQIRVHMSHIGHPLFGDPLYGSGLEKTLKLKTPGQMLQAFRLSFIHPSGERLTFEIPQDPEISRMWRLLSEKVNGGGTSVFPTVCEQ, from the coding sequence ATGAACCACCCGCTCAATCCTGATGGCACGGGCACCCAGCACAGCCTGCTGATTTCTGAAGAAGATCAGGGGGAGCGGCTGGACAAGCTGCTGGCCAGTGAGCTGGAAGAATTCTCGCTGTCTCGGGAGCGTCTGCAATCGCTGATCAAGGACGGTCAGGTGCGGGTCAATGATCAACCGGCCCGGAAGGCTTCTCTGCGATTGAAAGAGGGCGATCGGGTCACCATCCACATCCCGGAAGCCCGGCCCATTGCCCTGCAACCCCAAGCCATTCCGCTCAGTGTGGTGTTTGAGGATGATCAACTGCTGGTGATCAATAAACCCCGTGGCATGCTGACCCACCCCACGGGTCGGGAGCGGGAAGGCACACTGGTCAATGCCTTGCTGGCCCATTGCGGGAGTAGTTTGTCTGGCATTAACGGGCAAATCCGTCCGGGGATTGTGCATCGGCTGGATCGGGATACCTGTGGCTTGCTGATGGTGGCCAAAACGGACGCCGCCCACTTTCATTTATCGGCCCAACTGAAAGACAAGACCGCCCGCCGGGACTACCGGGCCATTGCCCAGGGCAAGTTTACGGAAGACACCGGCACCGTGGACGCCCCCATAGGACGGAATCCCAAGCACCGGGACAAAATGGCCATTTTGGAAGACGGGCGGCATGCCGTTACGCATTGGCGGGTGCAGGAGCGCCTGAATGACAAGTTCGCCCTGCTGGAACTGAGTTTGGAAACCGGACGAACCCATCAGATTCGAGTGCATATGAGCCATATTGGACACCCGCTATTCGGTGACCCACTCTATGGCAGTGGCCTGGAGAAAACCCTGAAGCTGAAAACGCCGGGCCAGATGTTACAGGCCTTTCGTTTAAGTTTTATTCACCCCAGTGGGGAGCGGTTGACCTTTGAAATTCCGCAAGACCCTGAAATCAGCCGTATGTGGCGCTTACTCTCCGAGAAAGTCAACGGGGGTGGCACAAGCGTTTTTCCAACGGTTTGTGAACAATAA